A genome region from Leptospira stimsonii includes the following:
- a CDS encoding SET domain-containing protein produces the protein MQLRKKSSRSRIFKEKDFEIKSSSIPGIGMGLFPKENVNKGDTIGYYTGKILTDRIANSSKYCESKYLLWICKDHWIYGEGKESNYTRFMNHSTKPNVKLVVSVRWKTARFEAIRKVKAGEELFFDYGDEYWINTDIDPVERN, from the coding sequence ATGCAATTACGTAAGAAGTCTTCACGTTCCCGTATCTTTAAGGAAAAGGATTTTGAAATTAAGTCGTCATCGATTCCCGGAATCGGAATGGGTTTGTTCCCGAAAGAGAACGTTAACAAAGGTGATACCATCGGATATTATACAGGCAAGATCCTGACCGATCGAATTGCGAATTCCTCCAAATATTGCGAATCGAAATATCTGCTTTGGATCTGTAAGGATCACTGGATCTACGGGGAAGGCAAAGAAAGTAATTATACCCGCTTTATGAATCATAGTACAAAACCGAACGTAAAGTTGGTCGTATCGGTTCGTTGGAAAACCGCGAGGTTTGAGGCGATTCGAAAAGTGAAAGCCGGAGAAGAATTGTTCTTCGACTATGGAGACGAATACTGGATCAATACGGACATCGATCCAGTGGAAAGAAACTAA
- a CDS encoding RNA pyrophosphohydrolase — MEKPYRKNVGMVVFNTRGEVLVGERLNFLGSWQFPQGGIDEDEDPEAAALRELHEEVGIDSGKIVSEYPDWIAYDFPENLPLNRHLQKYRGQLQKWYLIFWDGLAADCDLDIHEREFESVRFIPIEHTLETVVPFKKDVYYKIVKDFGPKIQTYLEKTKTKS; from the coding sequence ATGGAAAAACCTTATAGAAAGAACGTCGGGATGGTCGTCTTCAATACCCGTGGAGAGGTTTTGGTCGGAGAGAGGCTCAATTTTCTCGGTTCCTGGCAATTCCCTCAAGGAGGAATTGACGAAGATGAGGACCCTGAGGCCGCCGCACTCCGCGAATTGCACGAGGAGGTCGGGATCGATTCCGGAAAGATCGTTTCCGAATATCCTGATTGGATTGCTTATGATTTTCCTGAGAATCTTCCTCTCAATCGTCATCTTCAGAAATACAGGGGACAACTTCAAAAATGGTATTTGATCTTTTGGGACGGATTAGCCGCAGACTGTGACTTGGATATTCACGAAAGAGAATTCGAATCCGTTCGTTTTATTCCGATTGAACACACTTTGGAAACCGTGGTTCCGTTTAAAAAAGATGTATATTATAAAATCGTAAAAGACTTCGGTCCTAAGATTCAGACTTATTTGGAGAAAACGAAAACGAAATCATGA
- a CDS encoding bacitracin resistance protein BacA, which yields MMEERSFFIPPGGPPGPVPGLQLVFNAVGELSLRKLVSDFYDQIPQSSIAFMFPQNIEESKTKSADFLIQVTGGPPLYSQNYGPPRMRARHLPFPIDEKARRVWLSCYRKALDGWEADSLQKEILWSFLKDFSGWMVNLENKTEESNGIEE from the coding sequence ATGATGGAAGAGCGTTCTTTTTTTATCCCTCCAGGAGGACCTCCCGGTCCTGTGCCGGGCCTTCAGCTCGTTTTTAACGCAGTGGGAGAGCTTTCCCTTCGAAAACTCGTCTCTGATTTTTACGATCAGATTCCACAGAGCTCGATCGCATTTATGTTTCCGCAGAACATAGAAGAAAGCAAAACAAAATCTGCGGACTTTCTCATCCAAGTGACGGGTGGTCCACCGCTCTATTCTCAAAATTACGGGCCGCCTCGTATGAGGGCTCGACATCTTCCTTTTCCCATCGATGAAAAGGCGAGAAGAGTTTGGCTTTCCTGTTATCGTAAGGCCTTGGACGGTTGGGAGGCGGATTCTTTACAAAAGGAAATTCTCTGGAGTTTTCTGAAAGACTTTTCGGGATGGATGGTGAACTTGGAAAACAAGACGGAGGAGTCTAATGGCATCGAAGAATAA
- a CDS encoding acylphosphatase, whose translation MASKNNVRAKILVRGKVQGVGFRYYILQRAQECRLSGFTQNLPGGEVETVVEGDKMFIEDLYKAIQRGPKGSEVKEAVIHWEEAKGNFRTFEIKK comes from the coding sequence ATGGCATCGAAGAATAACGTAAGAGCAAAAATTTTGGTCCGAGGAAAAGTGCAGGGAGTCGGCTTTCGTTATTATATTCTTCAGCGCGCCCAGGAATGTAGACTTAGCGGATTCACCCAGAATCTTCCCGGAGGAGAAGTAGAAACCGTGGTCGAAGGTGATAAAATGTTTATCGAAGATCTCTACAAAGCGATTCAGAGAGGACCGAAAGGATCCGAGGTAAAGGAAGCGGTTATCCATTGGGAAGAAGCGAAAGGAAACTTTAGAACCTTCGAAATCAAGAAGTAG
- a CDS encoding exonuclease: MEKESLYDHEKYENLMPTYLYLRNEADATDQEAIFLNPKEIELLYQIRNHTTLEGFFSGKILKVWKDEGSKPIYINTLKKLSDMNLIFAFPEFKFLPETSQLTVGICLTSEKQFKPSNRENLKEIYLNSLSKSSFAIQNYILGCEPFQISELISIFEYLIAGSASTFVRDSFDIKKWIHSFTFSELLKEETIKDSIQIIFETIHENEHIAVTKTTGLFHVADDLSGKAFDILKSYYLNQFSKRLKEKYQTAWNLITEHRKEIVIDVNYSGSISSMEEKFVSEELKIIGESLGNLVPETFKDFLILANYISRKHDHLKNLRSSAEELKSIKMLKTMMSMKSDALSQFVMINLDEDKEFSYSIVDNLKRDPDCISCDWYEKGKKISCICQKKEETILNLIHVMIEKYSYKKDLVRIFLFLLKKEKNELAAYYRKSDFKEAILKLKYVCYKENLSWFSKILSFLGAFGFLESSLEHEESIIQFEQLTREIAYKENRKKLLDKVRAEWLIEAETEPSVTEVEETSSKPDSKRSVNTATVRGGK; the protein is encoded by the coding sequence TTGGAGAAAGAATCCCTATACGACCATGAGAAATACGAAAATCTCATGCCGACCTATCTATATCTCAGAAACGAGGCGGACGCTACCGATCAAGAGGCGATCTTTTTAAATCCTAAAGAAATCGAACTACTCTATCAGATCAGAAACCATACTACGTTGGAAGGATTCTTTTCCGGAAAAATTTTAAAGGTCTGGAAAGACGAAGGTTCCAAACCGATCTATATAAACACTCTCAAAAAATTGTCTGACATGAATCTGATCTTCGCGTTCCCGGAGTTCAAATTTCTCCCCGAAACGAGTCAGCTAACGGTCGGCATCTGTTTGACTTCAGAAAAACAATTCAAACCCTCCAATCGGGAAAACCTAAAAGAAATCTATCTCAACAGCTTAAGCAAGTCTTCCTTCGCGATCCAAAATTATATCTTAGGTTGTGAGCCGTTTCAGATAAGCGAGTTAATTTCCATTTTCGAATATCTGATCGCGGGAAGCGCGTCTACGTTCGTAAGAGATTCTTTCGATATCAAAAAATGGATCCATTCCTTTACGTTTAGTGAACTTCTAAAAGAAGAAACGATCAAAGATTCGATTCAGATCATCTTTGAAACGATCCACGAGAACGAACATATCGCGGTCACGAAAACGACCGGGCTTTTTCACGTCGCTGATGATCTTTCAGGAAAAGCTTTCGACATTCTCAAAAGTTATTATCTCAATCAATTTTCAAAACGTCTCAAAGAAAAATATCAGACCGCTTGGAATCTAATTACGGAACATAGGAAGGAAATCGTAATCGATGTAAACTATTCCGGTTCGATCTCAAGTATGGAGGAAAAATTCGTTTCGGAAGAATTGAAGATCATCGGCGAAAGTTTGGGAAATCTGGTGCCGGAAACGTTTAAGGATTTTCTAATTCTCGCGAATTATATTTCCCGAAAACACGACCATCTAAAAAATCTAAGATCGTCCGCGGAAGAATTAAAATCGATCAAAATGTTAAAGACGATGATGTCGATGAAAAGCGACGCCCTTTCACAGTTTGTAATGATCAACCTGGATGAAGATAAGGAATTTTCCTATTCGATTGTCGACAATCTGAAAAGGGATCCGGATTGTATCTCTTGTGATTGGTATGAGAAGGGAAAAAAAATCTCGTGTATCTGCCAGAAAAAAGAGGAAACGATTCTCAACTTGATACATGTGATGATCGAAAAATATTCCTACAAAAAAGACCTCGTAAGAATCTTCCTATTCCTTTTGAAAAAAGAAAAAAACGAATTGGCGGCTTATTACAGAAAGAGCGATTTTAAAGAAGCAATCTTAAAACTCAAATACGTTTGTTATAAGGAAAATCTCTCTTGGTTTTCCAAGATCCTAAGCTTTTTAGGCGCATTCGGTTTTTTGGAGTCCTCTTTAGAACACGAAGAATCGATTATACAATTCGAACAACTTACACGTGAAATCGCATATAAGGAAAATCGAAAGAAGTTATTGGATAAGGTTCGAGCGGAATGGCTCATCGAAGCGGAAACCGAACCGTCTGTGACGGAGGTGGAAGAAACTTCTTCGAAACCAGACTCCAAACGATCTGTCAACACTGCGACTGTGAGAGGGGGAAAATAA
- a CDS encoding aldo/keto reductase, with the protein MVVSEICMGTMTFGSSCDEKEAFRILDRAYDAGIDFYDTAEIYPVPPDASYVHETEKIFGKWLKTKSRDSILIATKVCGPGHGWFSPPVREGKTALDRRNIRVAIEGSLKRLGTDFVDLYQTHWPDHDFGYEETLEVLTELIQEGKVRYIGNSNETAWGMMKSLSVSERYGFARYESIQNNFSILNRRFEDSLSDICRRESVSLLPYSPIAGGVLSGKYNSPNPPQNARFSRYINSGERQRKMANRFLNDGTLASTEKLLKVAELAGMSLTVLSVAWSKQHDFVASTIVGANTVEQLDEILKAQNVILSDDILKKIDEVSKEIPYPMG; encoded by the coding sequence ATGGTTGTTTCAGAAATTTGTATGGGAACGATGACCTTCGGTTCTAGTTGCGACGAAAAGGAAGCATTCCGAATTTTGGATCGTGCATACGACGCGGGAATCGACTTTTACGATACGGCCGAAATTTACCCCGTTCCACCTGACGCTAGTTATGTGCATGAAACGGAAAAAATATTCGGCAAATGGCTCAAAACGAAATCGAGAGATTCGATTCTTATAGCGACCAAGGTTTGTGGTCCCGGACACGGCTGGTTTTCTCCGCCGGTTCGTGAGGGAAAAACGGCACTGGATCGAAGAAATATCCGAGTCGCAATCGAAGGAAGTCTGAAACGTCTTGGAACCGATTTTGTGGACCTTTATCAAACCCATTGGCCCGATCACGATTTCGGATACGAGGAAACTCTTGAAGTTCTAACCGAACTGATTCAGGAAGGAAAGGTTCGTTATATCGGGAACAGCAACGAGACTGCTTGGGGAATGATGAAAAGTCTTTCCGTTTCGGAACGATACGGTTTTGCACGTTATGAATCCATTCAAAATAATTTCAGCATTCTGAATCGAAGATTCGAGGACTCGTTATCCGATATCTGTCGTAGAGAAAGTGTGAGTTTACTTCCGTATTCTCCGATCGCAGGTGGCGTGCTCTCTGGAAAATACAATTCTCCAAATCCTCCGCAGAACGCACGATTCAGTCGTTATATTAATTCCGGCGAAAGACAAAGAAAGATGGCGAATCGTTTTTTAAACGACGGAACTTTGGCTTCGACAGAGAAGTTATTGAAGGTTGCAGAGTTGGCGGGAATGTCTCTGACGGTTCTTTCCGTCGCTTGGTCCAAACAACACGACTTCGTTGCCTCCACGATCGTCGGTGCGAACACGGTGGAACAATTGGATGAGATTCTTAAGGCTCAGAATGTGATTTTATCCGATGATATTCTCAAAAAAATCGACGAAGTTTCAAAAGAGATTCCTTATCCGATGGGATAA
- a CDS encoding potassium channel family protein, with protein MAIKRKNKTHKKRIAVIGLGEFGKSLVIYLNENGHEVTAIDKDIKTIEEIKDHCALAVCVDTSNKQSLEELDLEDMDDIVVALAENFESLITTAYHLKDMKLESLHIRYHSEINRKILQMIGIENLFNPEERAAASMAEQLSYQGVKKATLLSEEYSLFEVEISSHLFGKKLKDLGLREKYKLNLVAIRKADSNNKDQGEGTIILPESGTVFQENEILILFGTSESIKKFTTAYPIG; from the coding sequence ATGGCCATAAAAAGAAAAAACAAAACTCATAAAAAAAGAATCGCCGTCATCGGCTTGGGAGAATTCGGAAAATCTCTCGTTATCTACTTAAACGAAAACGGACATGAAGTCACCGCAATCGATAAAGACATCAAGACGATCGAAGAAATCAAGGATCACTGTGCGCTCGCTGTCTGCGTCGACACGAGCAACAAACAATCTTTGGAAGAATTGGATTTAGAGGATATGGACGATATCGTAGTCGCCTTGGCTGAGAACTTCGAATCTCTGATCACGACCGCTTATCATCTCAAAGATATGAAATTAGAATCTTTGCATATACGATATCATTCCGAAATCAATCGTAAGATTCTACAAATGATCGGAATCGAAAATCTTTTCAATCCGGAAGAAAGAGCCGCCGCCTCGATGGCAGAACAGCTGAGCTATCAAGGCGTAAAAAAAGCAACATTGTTAAGCGAAGAATACAGTCTTTTCGAAGTGGAAATTTCTTCCCACCTTTTCGGGAAAAAACTGAAGGATTTGGGTTTGAGAGAAAAATATAAACTCAACCTTGTGGCGATTCGAAAGGCAGATTCCAACAACAAAGATCAAGGAGAAGGAACGATCATTCTCCCGGAATCCGGAACCGTATTCCAAGAGAATGAAATTTTAATTCTATTCGGAACCTCTGAAAGTATCAAAAAATTTACGACCGCTTATCCCATCGGATAA
- a CDS encoding TrkH family potassium uptake protein: MKSFRESFEDFLKFRHNAAILYHESIQPILRIYYSFCGIVSLGLLILIYGFYYPHEWTHWIRLLVNGIVISLVIYEALSFLFVLGNFTDYLVAHKTEVIVISLLVFQELISKEIYVLLTFNSLSGEDASLAFLSLSQIFLLFSNFSRLIRKTDLLNYRQISPSFVITGSFAILIFLGTMALSLPRAQTTSIPTIDVFFTVVSAVCVTGLSTINVATQLTGSGQTILMVLIQIGGLGLMTLTVFFAIFLAGQVSVTNKLLIKDLFSQETVGRVSFILKQVAIQTFLIEGLGALFIFFWYPDPSQTALKDRIFNSLFHAVSSFCNAGFSVFPQGFETGWMLDQRKFLSVVMILIVLGGLGFPTVNHLIHWAFNTDKQRKRMELGAKLILTVSLTLILLGCLSYYVLEYKITLAGLNETDKLFHSLFYSISTRTAGFNTLSISKMGTPMVFVSLFLMWVGASPNSTGGGIKTTTLAVSGLHLFNHIRGKEEVEIFGRRISSGSVSRASAGILVSLFLIFFGIFVLTMTEKFEFLDLCYEVVSAFGTAGLSRGITPNLTSPGKLMICLMMFGGRVGMLTILIAFVPKQKTSGLRYPEESIIVG; encoded by the coding sequence ATGAAATCGTTTCGGGAAAGTTTCGAAGATTTTCTAAAATTCCGTCATAACGCCGCGATCCTTTATCATGAATCCATTCAACCTATATTAAGAATTTATTATTCTTTTTGCGGAATCGTTTCCTTAGGACTTTTGATTCTCATTTACGGTTTTTATTATCCTCACGAATGGACTCACTGGATCAGACTTCTCGTCAACGGAATCGTAATTTCCTTAGTTATCTACGAGGCGCTTTCTTTTCTTTTTGTTCTCGGAAATTTTACGGATTATCTCGTAGCTCACAAAACGGAAGTTATCGTGATCTCTCTTCTCGTTTTTCAGGAACTGATCAGCAAAGAAATCTACGTTCTTCTTACGTTCAACTCTTTGAGCGGAGAAGACGCGAGTTTGGCGTTTCTTTCCTTGAGCCAGATTTTTCTTTTGTTCAGCAATTTTTCGCGCCTGATCCGTAAAACGGATCTCCTCAATTACAGACAAATCAGTCCCTCTTTCGTAATCACAGGTAGTTTTGCCATTCTTATCTTTCTTGGTACGATGGCGCTTTCCCTACCAAGAGCACAGACGACGTCGATTCCCACGATCGACGTTTTTTTTACGGTAGTGAGCGCCGTCTGCGTGACGGGTCTCAGCACGATCAACGTAGCGACTCAACTGACCGGAAGTGGACAAACGATTCTTATGGTTCTGATTCAGATCGGCGGACTTGGACTGATGACCCTCACCGTTTTTTTCGCAATCTTTTTGGCGGGGCAAGTCAGCGTTACCAATAAGCTTCTCATCAAGGATCTCTTCAGTCAGGAAACAGTGGGAAGAGTTTCCTTTATCTTAAAGCAGGTCGCAATTCAGACGTTTCTGATCGAAGGACTCGGGGCCTTGTTCATTTTTTTCTGGTATCCGGATCCTTCTCAGACGGCTCTAAAAGATAGAATTTTCAATTCCCTTTTTCACGCGGTGAGTTCCTTTTGCAACGCCGGATTCTCCGTCTTTCCCCAAGGGTTTGAAACCGGCTGGATGCTCGACCAAAGAAAGTTCCTTTCCGTGGTTATGATCTTAATCGTGTTAGGCGGACTTGGATTTCCGACTGTAAATCATTTGATCCACTGGGCTTTTAACACTGACAAACAGCGGAAAAGAATGGAACTCGGGGCGAAACTCATTCTTACTGTTTCATTAACGCTCATACTACTGGGTTGTCTTTCTTATTACGTTTTAGAATACAAAATCACTCTCGCGGGTTTGAATGAAACGGATAAACTATTTCATTCCCTGTTCTATTCGATCAGCACGCGGACAGCCGGTTTTAATACATTAAGTATTTCTAAAATGGGAACACCCATGGTTTTCGTTTCCCTATTTCTTATGTGGGTGGGAGCCTCTCCCAATTCCACCGGAGGAGGAATCAAAACGACGACTCTTGCGGTTTCCGGTCTTCACCTTTTCAATCATATACGAGGAAAGGAAGAAGTGGAAATTTTCGGAAGAAGAATATCGTCCGGTTCCGTGTCCAGAGCCTCGGCAGGAATTTTAGTTTCCCTCTTTCTCATCTTCTTCGGAATTTTCGTCTTAACGATGACTGAAAAATTCGAATTCTTAGATTTGTGTTATGAAGTCGTCTCCGCATTCGGAACTGCGGGACTTTCGAGAGGAATCACTCCCAACCTGACTTCACCCGGCAAACTGATGATTTGTCTGATGATGTTCGGAGGAAGAGTCGGGATGTTAACGATTCTCATCGCGTTCGTTCCGAAACAAAAAACTTCCGGTCTAAGATATCCGGAAGAATCCATCATCGTCGGATAG
- a CDS encoding adenosine deaminase: protein MKHYTDLHNHLYGSITSEFLFEIGKTNPSPRWEIFTHSYQQCYGKSISTKTFFEDYKNPDSFRKLYQFNHHGPFPEFQAKFNLIIALSKFDPDEIALVASRIVEDQFSQGVTFGEYRIMYSPKDTEEGIYEKTIAACEGLAKGEEKTGGRAKGKLVVSLHRDGDVFREYALLKRLMERNSLIRDYLVGLDFCYIEEGFPPKDKRKFLEEVNKDNAAEKDTALSILYHVGESFQDKSILSASRWVLESALWGVHRLGHAIALGLDPSSIQWKIFEPKSERLDQLQFYYDRKEELDSYMETPSRERIGNEIDSLKHKETIELEPSPSFLQECFGFQNFCMDQIKKTNAIIESCPSSNEYIGMVVEPKTHPILRFEKHNLRFTISTDDPGIFGTTIEEEYSKAAKIGLSAETLESVRLNSFFYTSEILSGRKSAS from the coding sequence ATGAAACATTATACCGATCTTCACAATCATCTCTACGGCTCCATTACTTCCGAATTTCTTTTTGAAATCGGAAAAACAAATCCCTCACCTCGTTGGGAAATCTTCACCCATTCTTATCAACAATGTTATGGAAAGAGTATTTCTACGAAAACGTTTTTCGAGGATTATAAGAATCCTGATTCTTTTCGAAAACTCTATCAGTTCAATCATCACGGACCATTTCCGGAATTTCAGGCTAAATTCAATCTTATCATCGCGTTATCTAAGTTCGATCCCGATGAAATCGCGTTAGTCGCATCTCGGATCGTAGAAGATCAATTTTCTCAAGGTGTTACCTTCGGCGAATATAGAATCATGTATTCTCCAAAAGACACGGAAGAAGGAATCTACGAAAAGACGATCGCGGCCTGCGAAGGATTAGCGAAAGGAGAGGAAAAAACCGGAGGCCGTGCCAAGGGAAAACTCGTCGTCTCTTTGCATAGGGACGGAGACGTTTTTCGAGAATACGCGCTTCTCAAAAGACTGATGGAAAGAAATTCTCTCATTCGAGATTATTTGGTAGGATTAGATTTTTGTTATATTGAAGAAGGATTTCCGCCGAAGGACAAACGGAAATTCTTAGAAGAAGTGAATAAAGACAACGCCGCCGAGAAAGATACGGCTCTTTCGATTCTCTATCACGTCGGCGAAAGTTTTCAGGACAAGTCCATTCTTTCGGCTTCTCGCTGGGTTTTAGAATCCGCGCTATGGGGGGTGCATCGTCTCGGTCACGCGATCGCTCTCGGCTTGGATCCGTCCAGCATTCAATGGAAAATTTTCGAACCCAAATCGGAACGTCTCGATCAGCTTCAATTCTACTATGATCGAAAGGAAGAATTGGATTCTTATATGGAAACTCCTTCTAGGGAAAGAATCGGGAATGAAATCGATTCCCTCAAACACAAAGAAACGATCGAGCTAGAACCGTCCCCCTCATTTCTACAAGAATGTTTCGGTTTTCAGAATTTCTGCATGGACCAAATCAAAAAGACAAACGCAATCATAGAGTCCTGTCCAAGCTCGAACGAATACATCGGCATGGTCGTCGAACCAAAAACCCACCCGATTCTAAGATTCGAAAAACACAACTTACGATTTACGATTTCTACGGATGATCCAGGAATTTTCGGCACGACCATCGAAGAAGAATATTCAAAAGCGGCAAAGATCGGTCTGAGTGCGGAGACCTTGGAATCGGTGAGATTGAATTCTTTTTTTTATACTTCCGAGATTCTGAGCGGCAGGAAATCCGCCTCTTAA
- a CDS encoding MATE family efflux transporter, with product MKTLRHLLHTFYRNIRPSLLNTMILKLAVPVVFGMLSQTVVWVTDTMMVGRLGKNSIAAIGIGGIAHFTVLAFLMGFSMGIQVIVSRRFGEKNDSEIGKVGLTTLYLALFFGGLLSIGGAASSGWMMELLNKDEIVRGLSSDYLYFRFLGTIFFFLLFTTRAFTDGLGITTAGLASMIITCFANIFLNWILIYGHFGFEAMGVKGAAIASSLAGGAGLLAFPYYFYKKDLGKYFKGISWKFSFPHLEEILKASTAPALAELLNNISFMIFIEFATIVGTAAVAVTNMLFSTLSLSFLPGYAFGVAATTILGQALGAGKAKLAYHGAFRSAFFSACGMGTMGLVFILFGKKMLSVYTNDPELIQEAYGPLVILGIIQVADAYHMVIGSALRGAGLQGFVFKAYTMASYFVFLPVAYFLGIYLKLGSVGLWSGIVAWVFVLALVFLIRFRRRDWAHNRV from the coding sequence TTGAAAACTCTACGTCATTTACTTCATACTTTTTATAGAAACATACGACCCAGCCTTTTGAATACGATGATTCTCAAGTTGGCGGTCCCGGTTGTGTTTGGAATGCTCAGTCAAACCGTTGTCTGGGTGACCGATACGATGATGGTGGGAAGGCTTGGTAAGAATTCGATCGCGGCGATCGGGATCGGAGGAATTGCGCACTTCACCGTTCTCGCTTTTTTGATGGGATTTTCGATGGGGATTCAGGTCATCGTTTCGAGGAGATTCGGGGAAAAGAACGATTCCGAAATCGGAAAAGTGGGGCTTACAACTTTATATCTGGCTTTGTTTTTTGGCGGATTGTTGTCGATCGGAGGAGCGGCTTCGAGCGGATGGATGATGGAACTTCTCAACAAGGACGAGATTGTGAGAGGGCTTTCGAGTGATTATCTCTACTTTCGTTTTTTGGGAACGATCTTCTTCTTTTTACTATTTACGACTCGCGCCTTTACCGACGGACTTGGGATCACGACCGCGGGCCTCGCGTCCATGATCATAACATGTTTTGCGAATATATTCTTGAATTGGATTTTGATCTACGGACATTTCGGTTTCGAGGCAATGGGAGTGAAAGGCGCGGCGATCGCTTCTTCTCTTGCGGGTGGCGCCGGATTGCTTGCGTTTCCTTATTACTTTTATAAAAAAGATCTTGGAAAGTATTTCAAAGGAATTTCTTGGAAGTTCAGCTTTCCTCATCTGGAGGAAATTCTCAAAGCGAGCACAGCGCCCGCGTTAGCCGAATTACTGAATAATATTTCTTTTATGATCTTCATCGAGTTCGCCACCATTGTTGGAACCGCCGCGGTCGCAGTTACGAATATGTTGTTTAGCACGTTGAGTCTTTCCTTTTTACCGGGTTACGCATTCGGGGTCGCGGCGACGACGATCTTAGGACAAGCGCTGGGGGCTGGGAAAGCGAAGCTGGCCTATCACGGAGCGTTCCGTTCCGCATTCTTTTCTGCGTGTGGGATGGGGACGATGGGTTTGGTCTTTATTCTATTCGGAAAGAAGATGTTGTCCGTATATACGAACGATCCGGAGTTGATTCAAGAAGCTTACGGACCGCTTGTGATTTTAGGAATCATCCAGGTGGCGGACGCCTATCATATGGTGATCGGGTCGGCGCTTCGGGGAGCGGGGTTGCAAGGATTTGTATTCAAGGCCTATACGATGGCTTCTTATTTTGTATTCTTACCTGTTGCGTATTTCTTGGGGATCTACTTAAAACTCGGATCGGTAGGACTGTGGTCCGGGATTGTCGCCTGGGTTTTCGTGTTAGCTCTTGTTTTTCTGATTCGTTTTAGAAGAAGGGATTGGGCACACAATCGAGTTTAA